A portion of the Pagrus major chromosome 8, Pma_NU_1.0 genome contains these proteins:
- the snupn gene encoding snurportin-1: MDDLTKALSASFAVSKEPNSTAAPHPRLAQYKSKYSVLEQSERRRRFLDLQKSKRLNYVNHARRLADGDWTGADSDGEDDMEKQEEGERGQDGTTEEEEGMEVERRKLPKHYANQLMLSEWLVDVPSELDTDWLMVVCPVGKRSLIVASKGSTAAYTKSGYCVNRFPSLLPGGNRHNSAMGKDYTILDCIYSEVDRTYYILDVMCWRGHPVYDCPTEFRFYWLQSKVQEADGLSEIAKRNPFRFVSLQSTDCTAEAIQKALAAEYSFGVDGLLFYHKQTHYTPGSTPLVGWLRPYMVTDILGIEVPVGALTTKPEYASHQLQQILEHKKPSNEVRPANRSGGYELEYLSTPSQDSGDTVNFLNQKPIREAHMEL, from the exons ATGGATGACCTGACCAAAGCCCTCTCGGCCAGCTTCGCTGTGTCCAAAGAGCCCAACAGTACGGCCGCCCCCCACCCTCGGCTGGCGCAGTACAAGAGTAAATACAGCGTGCTGGAGCAGAGCGAGCGACGCCGGCGCTTTCTTGACCTGCAGAAAAG TAAAAGGTTAAACTACGTCAACCATGCGCGGCGTCTGGCTGATGGGGACTGGACCGGGGCAGACAGCGATGGAGAGGACGACATGGAGAAACAAGAGGAGGGGGAACGGGGGCAAGACGGcaccacagaggaggaagaggggatgGAGGTTGAGAGGAGGAAGCTGCCAAAGCATTACGCAAACCAG CTCATGCTGTCAGAGTGGCTGGTGGATGTGCCATCAGAACTGGACACTGATTGGCTGATGGTGGTCTGTCCTGTGGGGAAAAGATCTCTCATTGTTGCCTCCAAG GGTTCCACTGCAGCGTACACTAAAAGCGGCTACTGTGTGAACCGTTTCCCCTCCCTGCTGCCCGGTGGGAACCGACACAACTCAGCCATGGGAAAAG actACACGATCCTGGACTGCATTTACAGCGAGGTGGACAGAACGTACTATATCCTGGATGTCATGTGCTGGAGAGGCCACCCGGTCTACGACTGCCCG ACCGAGTTCCGTTTCTACTGGCTCCAGTCCAAAGTTCAGGAGGCGGACGGCCTGTCAGAAATCGCCAAACGCAACCCT TTCCGGTTTGTGAGCCTCCAAAGCACTGACTGCACAGCGGAGGCGATTCAGAAAGCCCTGGCAGCTGAGTACAGCTTCGGC GTGGATGGACTTCTCTTCTACCACAAGCAGACCCACTACACCCCGGGCAGCACCCCTCTTGTGGGCTGGCTTCGCCCCTACATGGTCACCGACATCCTGGGCATAGAGGTTCCCGTAGGAGCCCTCACCACCAAGCCTGAGTACGCTAgccaccagctgcagcagatccTGGAACACAAGAAACCATCCAATGAAGTCCGGCCGGCCAACAGAAGCGGAGGCTACGAGCTAGAGTACCTGTCCACCCCGAGCCAGGACAGCGGGGACACTGTGAACTTTTTGAATCAAAAGCCAATAAGGGAAGCACACATGGAGCTCTGA